The Pseudanabaena yagii GIHE-NHR1 genome segment TGCTTCCATTTCAGTTTCTTTTTGTTGGGGAATACCACAGAACTGCTGATAATCGATCAATTTCTCGATGACAGGACGTACTGGGTTAGGACGTAGCTTGAGTTCGCGGAAGGTCATCTTCAAGGCATCGTAAAGCAACAAACGTCCACTCAGGGTATTGCCTTGTCCGAGAATAATTTTGACGGTTTCCGTCGCTTGGATCACGCCAATGATCCCCGGCAAAATTCCTAAAACACCACCTTCAGCGCAGGAAGGTACTAGTCCGGGTGGTGGTGGTTCTGGATAGAGATCGCGATAGTTTGGACCACCTTCATAATTGAAGACCGTCGCCTGTCCTTCAAATCGGAAAATTGAGCCGTAGACGTTAGGTTTATTTAGCAATACACAGGCATCATTGACGAGATAGCGTGTGGGGAAGTTATCCGTACCATCAACCACAATGTCGTAGGGAGCCATGATCTCTAGAGCATTTGCCGAGGATAGATGCGTGTTGTACAGATCAATTTGGCAATAGGGGTTGATCTCCAAGATTCGCGCTTTTGCTGACTCAATCTTAGGTTTACCAACAGTACTAGTGCCATGAATGATTTGACGCTGAAGGTTAGAGGTATCCACCACATCGAAGTCTACGATACCGATGCGTCCGACACCTGCGGCGGCGAGGTATAACAACAAGGGCGCACCCAAGCCACCTGTACCGATGCACAGTACACTGGCAGCCTTGAGGCGTTTTTGTCCTTCTACCCCAACTTCAGGCAAGATCAGGTGACGCGAATAGCGCTCGTAGTCATCTTGGGTGAGTTGAATCGAATTTGGGTCTGGGTTGAGCATGATTAAATAAATCGCACTTTTGATTCGTGCAATGGCACGTTAAAAGCATAAGGCGATCGCCTATGCTTGTTTGATATTTATATTGTAGTTTCCTAGTTTACGCTTTGTAGGAATGTTATATCTTTATTGCAGTTCTGCTAACTAGCTAATCTCCGATCTAGTATTTACAAAAGTTGGTAATCCTAAAGAAGTGATGATTTGCTGAACAAATGTACTGTAGATCATCATCCCCAAATTTGAACTGCAAAATATAGCTAACGGAGCTTATGGACATCCCTTATATCTACTACATTCCCATCTATCCAGACGATGACAACTGCGAAACCTTAATGCACTTATTTATAGGTAATCCAGGTTTAGATACAGAAATCCTCACTTTATTGGAAACTCTCGACAATCGCGAGCATGAGGGTGAAGCAGTGGACTATATCCATGAGCTTGAAAATAAAATTGGTCTGAAGCGTGTTTCGGTTAGATATTTACCCCGCAAACGCGAGCGCGCCGTACCAATCATGACCTAAACAAAAAAAATCGCGCAAAGCGCGATTTTTTTGTAAGGGGGTGATATCCCCACTTTAGTTAATTTCTGTAAAGTTGAGTCAGCTTGTAAAATTAACTATAGATGTAAGTTAACGAGAGCATTAATCATGGCATTTTTTGATTCTGAGATTGTTCAACATGAAGCTCGTAATCTATTTCAAGATTATCAAGCCTTGACTCAGCTTGGCGGTAGTTATGGCAAGTTCGATCGCGAAGGTAAAATCCTTTTCATTGAAAAGATGGAAGAGATGATGGATCGCTATAAAATTTTTATGAAGCGATTTGAATTATCCGATGACTTTATGGCACAGATGACCCTAAAGCAGTTGGAAAGCCAATTAGGTAATTTTGGAATCACTCCTCAGCAGATGTTCGATCAAATGAATTTGACCTTAGAAAGAATGAAGGCGGAATTGGAGAATCAACCTTAGGGAAGGAAAAAACATCAGTATATTTTTTACCTTTGGAACTGTGGACGCGCCATAACTACTACGGCTCGCACATTAATATCTCGACGACGAAGAGTAGCGATCGCTTCGCGGATCGTTGCGCCAGTTGTATAAATGTCATCACATAAAATGACATCTCGATAGTTTGCTTTGATCGATGGAACTGTAAAAGCTTGCGATAGATTCTCTTCCCGTTCTATAACGCTTTTCGTTTGCATCTGCGCTTTGGTATCTTTAATCCGTTGGAGTATTTGGGGCTTACAGGGAATTTGCGCCAAGTCACAAAATTGCTTCGCTAAAACTTCTGCTTGGTTAAATCCCCTAGATTTTAATTTGTTGGCATGGAGGGGAATTGGTACTACTGATATTTGTTTGTACTTTTGCACAAGTGCTCTAGTAATTGGCGATCGCTGCCAAGTATTTGCAATTTTTTCGCCAATTACTTCCATAATTTCAGGATGGTTATCATATTTGCACGCAGCGATCGCCCGTTTCAATGCACCATCATAAATCCCCCAACTATAAAGCGGAATCTCTAGAGCAATAGGATTATCTTTCTGTAAAAATTCTGGTGATTGATAAGCTGTGATTTGGCGATCACAGTCTCTGCATAAAATGTGATCGGCAGGACGCTTACATAATGGACAATTTGCTTGCCAAAGAGAGTCTCTAACAGTATTCGCCAAGTGATTAATTTTTAAACTGCTACCAATAGATTTGAGCCACTGCATAGTTTTTGTATTTAGTCTTTTGGTATCACCTAGTTTAACGTCAGTTCGACGAAGGCGAAAAATGGTAAAAATTGCTTCGCAATTTTTACCATTTTTCGCCATTAGCTTCGCTCAGTCAGTATTGTCTGAGCCAAGACATATTTAATACCAAAACTAAAAATGGCTACGCCATTTTTAGTTTTCAAAATCCTTACTGGGTTTGTTTTTTAATTCGCGAAAGTGTTGTCACACTTTCGCGAATTGGTATAACTTAAGTTTTAAGATACTTTAGCAATTCTATTTGCTTCTCTCTCTCCACTCAGTAAAGCTCCATGGACAGTTCCTAAGTGCTTGCCATAGGTCGCCTCACCAGCAAAAAACACCCGATCACCGATGGGTTCTGCTAAGCGATCGCAATCTTGAATAGAACCATTGAGAGAAAAAGTCGAATAAGAACCATAGGCAAAA includes the following:
- the moeB gene encoding molybdopterin-synthase adenylyltransferase MoeB; amino-acid sequence: MLNPDPNSIQLTQDDYERYSRHLILPEVGVEGQKRLKAASVLCIGTGGLGAPLLLYLAAAGVGRIGIVDFDVVDTSNLQRQIIHGTSTVGKPKIESAKARILEINPYCQIDLYNTHLSSANALEIMAPYDIVVDGTDNFPTRYLVNDACVLLNKPNVYGSIFRFEGQATVFNYEGGPNYRDLYPEPPPPGLVPSCAEGGVLGILPGIIGVIQATETVKIILGQGNTLSGRLLLYDALKMTFRELKLRPNPVRPVIEKLIDYQQFCGIPQQKETEMEAQKAIAEINVKELKEIIDAGASDYVIIDVRNPNEWEIGRIPNTVLVPLPEIENGNGVEKVKALLNGHKLIAHCKMGGRSMKALGILKQAGIDGINVQGGINAWSDQIDPSVPKY
- a CDS encoding DUF1825 family protein, giving the protein MAFFDSEIVQHEARNLFQDYQALTQLGGSYGKFDREGKILFIEKMEEMMDRYKIFMKRFELSDDFMAQMTLKQLESQLGNFGITPQQMFDQMNLTLERMKAELENQP
- a CDS encoding ComF family protein; translated protein: MQWLKSIGSSLKINHLANTVRDSLWQANCPLCKRPADHILCRDCDRQITAYQSPEFLQKDNPIALEIPLYSWGIYDGALKRAIAACKYDNHPEIMEVIGEKIANTWQRSPITRALVQKYKQISVVPIPLHANKLKSRGFNQAEVLAKQFCDLAQIPCKPQILQRIKDTKAQMQTKSVIEREENLSQAFTVPSIKANYRDVILCDDIYTTGATIREAIATLRRRDINVRAVVVMARPQFQR